A genome region from Mesorhizobium sp. B2-1-8 includes the following:
- a CDS encoding tetratricopeptide repeat protein, with the protein MRIPFVFLTTFLVSGVISLPTQAGDRPIAVAAADGQSAPSGAQPVAPDAPAPPMTKQARLDKLFSDLKRERNEKAAERIAGNIWNEWSQSGSASIDLMMQWSQKAMSDQKFDVALDFLDQVVTLQPNYAEGWNRRATVHFMMKNYGKSMADIDRALQLEPRHFGALSGLAQIMAETGHKQSALEAWQRVLAIYPMMRSAQNQVATLSEELAGEGI; encoded by the coding sequence ATGCGGATTCCTTTTGTATTTTTGACGACTTTCCTTGTTTCCGGTGTCATCTCCCTGCCGACGCAGGCCGGTGATCGGCCGATCGCGGTGGCAGCCGCGGATGGTCAGTCGGCGCCCTCCGGTGCCCAGCCCGTGGCTCCGGACGCTCCGGCCCCGCCGATGACGAAACAGGCCCGGCTCGACAAGCTGTTCTCCGATCTGAAGCGCGAGCGCAACGAAAAGGCCGCCGAGCGCATTGCCGGCAACATCTGGAACGAATGGTCCCAGTCTGGCAGCGCCTCGATCGACCTGATGATGCAGTGGTCGCAAAAAGCGATGAGCGATCAGAAGTTCGACGTCGCGCTCGATTTCCTGGACCAGGTGGTGACCTTGCAGCCAAACTACGCCGAAGGTTGGAACCGCCGCGCCACCGTACATTTCATGATGAAGAACTACGGCAAGTCGATGGCCGACATCGACCGCGCACTGCAGCTCGAACCACGCCATTTCGGTGCGTTGTCGGGGCTGGCCCAGATCATGGCGGAGACCGGCCACAAGCAATCGGCGCTCGAGGCCTGGCAGAGAGTGCTGGCCATCTATCCGATGATGCGAAGCGCCCAGAACCAGGTCGCCACCCTGTCGGAAGAGCTTGCCGGCGAAGGCATTTGA
- the ykgO gene encoding type B 50S ribosomal protein L36: MKIKNSLKALKARHRDNQLVRRKGRIYIINKTAPRYKARQG, translated from the coding sequence ATGAAGATCAAGAATTCGCTCAAGGCGCTGAAGGCGCGTCACCGCGACAACCAGCTGGTTCGCCGCAAGGGCCGCATCTACATCATCAACAAGACCGCCCCGCGCTACAAGGCGCGCCAGGGTTGA